The Anopheles coluzzii chromosome 2, AcolN3, whole genome shotgun sequence genome window below encodes:
- the LOC120952642 gene encoding mucin-5AC-like isoform X2, whose amino-acid sequence MDETGSSSNDHHHHQQSNGGDGGAYAYKNEISLSIGDEDQSSRTNSTAVPTPSPRHIEVPMGAAGPDAETTNEYAPVLNRSGGGGSGSPSSAKSNGLDNPAFELEQDKRPLSSFGHGKDEKSLGVVSVNGKTVGEKPLAEAVNLELLNMSSKPPATNGHHQNGTNGGVGALPAKKDTEVDLGDPYDEYFVPVNEHRKFMRGEKLYVTKDKREKKRKNWPFWLLGLAVLLAVIVVAILAGSGVIFNDSPTPVESRQFGDKVASAGVFGGGKTRTGNGTTTAPTTSTSSEYPTTPSPSPSSSTLPPVPPATEESTVYVPNTLEGQITLANVEFLDDYRNPNSSAYRALAMELEEELKDTLSTPDARGPIYVKILNMKPGSVVVDYRVSWEPNTMQMSEDTMKHRLNNFLQQNGNYLSTYIVPTNTIRVARLPDVCVMRSSGKNCEYGCTFDPKIGDFMCTCPKGMLLNDEDGRTCYTPVPAINGVEETHEEPKSEPEPASEPEPASEPEPASEPEPASEPEPASEPEPASEPEPVSEPEPASEPEPASEPEPASEPEPASEPEPSSEPEPASEPEPKTEPEPTSEPEPASEPEPASEPEPASEPEPASEPEPASEPEPASEPEPASEPEPASEPEATVEPEPQPKSEPEPEPASEPESSSSDTYTKASTSDHSAKLIISTEATTTETEPKSEPEPTSEPEPASELEPASEPEPTSEPEPSSEPEPSSEPEPTSEPEPSSEPEPASEPEPASEPEPSSEPEPTSEPEPASEPEPSSSTDADHSEEKSTESSTGKLLQQVIVSTTERETTIPTTTTTNGQRSSTSSLVPSTTDDDSQLPDFMFVDQESMLKHSSTIESSTPNVIVTVTEQSGKDDTPAPVTETIVDDTPMPSTSSFFVPPKPTTPATPAGSSSTTVVNGFEGRSLSANDTADNTVYATSSPISLEQWRSSTSFATSTEAFGRDSEVQDETNPFLPSIESSSARSAPGAGSYAVTETVVEAETTAPILAGHNESPFLPETENNASLVKILHEGLDRHEGYEIETQPQYLEVVPLAKDGDRTDYKKQLNAHVTETIYITTTIRSPVPVTTESLEELLSVASSKNIVEQTTSSGEEMVATSTEREMEELTTMMEQRTTKEEASKSATTASENSTMAETASGAASSSTTEQLVGSVTEAMLTETSNMDDSTEMVMQTTTNGDADQLAMTTPEEEQTTLLKAIDASEKLQNQADETTPSSSSTSSSTTTTTTTTTTTTTTTPAASTSTTPAAATNPPPSVVTEALDPITAIEKDLISLKENDLADDNNLLDNDLRVIPLNWKKDASTTTERLTVESGSPASSTESSATLIPTTTTGHFLDETTFHLIRSERSNGTSLIGTRFSEENETASEPVPATAAASSSSSSTPPATEDTRMETLLLERASTMFTKCAVGQFECINGTSIKDGSSCIQKAERCDSVSHCSDNSDEQDCERLGCPGHFQCQDGVCLARQHVCDGIAHCHDGSDEQGCSEWRCNFDELSCNPATGNGPCLPALWKCDGLEQCANGFDESNCPDTCTNDEYFCAGQRKCIPEAWRCDGAIDCSDGEDERLCDCPLDSFKCHTGGCVVGAYVCDGHAQCPDGSDEWHCYQLERGDGALRVKRNSSEALAVCGDGWNGALADMVCAELGYAGASKILFTKVGGGNGSLVDSMYRVTEKNRLEFEPIHSMECNQGLQLYCEEYRCGRERIQPTLEQRIAGGVASDPNQWPSLALAFSNNAAIKCTASIVSPRWALASYTCIMGKTEFVNNRNVGDMSWKLFAGSALFNASLEDTAAAAADASYQIVDVKRVVPYPQSKYKQFMYTGDVALLELSAPLKLNDMVGSVCLAEAASIDSEQLCLTAGWGSDLENPATTEQYLKYLPVPTVPTERCNSSIHYNGVLPENAICAGFLNSNKTTCYNDEGAPLMCYLDGSGQWQLEGILSYHGNCGKRPHPAIYNSITSNISTWIRNTVGNDLMFERVTTSVTVGIDATSPADAADSTGTSTTTTTTTTTTTAASSAGSDTSSIEGTTEKMAAAPAGRSGDSGSPATTTTSIDR is encoded by the exons ATGGACGAGACCGGGTCGTCCAGCAacgatcaccaccaccaccagcagagcaacggtggcgatggtggtgcctACGCCTACAAGAACGAAATCTCCCTCTCGATCGGGGATGAAGATCAAAGCTCGCGCACGAACAGTACGGCCGTTCCGACGCCTTCGCCGCGCCACATCGAGGTACCGATGGGGGCCGCCGGCCCAGACGCCGAAACCACCAACGAGTACGCACCGGTGCTGAACcgtagcggcggcggcggcagcggttCGCCCAGTTCCGCCAAATCCAACGGGCTGGACAATCCCGCGTTCGAGCTCGAGCAGGACAAGCGTCCGCTCAGCTCGTTCGGCCACGGGAAGGACGAAAAGTCGCTCGGCGTCGTGTCGGTCAACGGGAAGACGGTGGGCGAGAAGCCGCTGGCCGAAGCCGTCAACCTGGAGCTGCTCAACATGTCCTCGAAGCCGCCGGCAACGAACGGGCACCATCAGAATGGGACGAACGGGGGCGTGGGCGCCCTGCCGGCCAAGAAGGATACCGAGGTCGATCTGGGCGATCCGTACGACGAGTACTTTGTGCCGGTAAACGAGCACCGGAAGTTTATGAG GGGTGAAAAACTCTACGTCACAAAGGACAAGCGCGAGAAGAAGCGCAAAAACTGGCCCTTCTGGTTGCTCGGACTGGCCGTGCTGCTGGCCGTCATCGTGGTCGCCATCCTGGCCGGTTCCGGCGTGATCTTCAACGACAGTCCAACCCCCGTTGAGTCGCGCCAGTTCGGCGACAAGGTAGCGTCGGCGGGTGTATTCGGTGGCGGCAAAACACGAACAGGAAATGGAACCACCACCGCCCCAACGACCAGCACTAGCAGCGAATATCCAACGACTCCTTCGCCCTCCCCGAGCTCCTCGACCCTACCGCCCGTTCCGCCCGCGACCGAGGAAAGCACCGTGTACGTGCCGAACACGCTCGAGGGACAGATTACGCTCGCCAATGTGGAGTTTTTGGACGACTATCGCAACCCGAACAGCTCCGCCTACAGGGCGCTCGCGATGGAGCTGGAGGAAGAGCTGAAGGATACGCTCAGCACACCGGACGCCCGGGGACCGATCTATGTCAAGATTCTGAACATGAA GCCCggttcggtggtggtggactaCCGTGTCAGCTGGGAACCGAACACAATGCAGATGTCCGAGGACACGATGAAGCACCGGCTGAACAACTTCTTGCAGCAGAACGGCAACTATCTGTCCACGTACATCGTGCCGACGAACACGATCCGTGTGGCGCGATTGCCGGACGTTTGCGTCATGAGAAGCTCGGGCAAGAA CTGCGAGTATGGCTGTACGTTCGATCCAAAGATTGGTGATTTCATGTGCACCTGTCCAAAGGGAATGCTGTTGAATGATGAAGATGGACGCACGTGCTACACGCCCGTCCCAGCGATTAATGGCGTTGAGGAGACACACGAGGAACCAAAGAGTGAACCGGAACCGGCGAGCGAACCGGAACCTGCGAGCGAACCGGAACCTGCGAGCGAACCGGAACCTGCAAGTGAACCGGAACCTGCAAGTGAGCCAGAACCTGCAAGCGAGCCAGAACCTGTAAGCGAGCCAGAACCTGCCAGTGAACCTGAACCTGCTAGTGAACCTGAACCTGCTAGTGAACCTGAGCCTGCTAGTGAACCGGAACCTTCTAGTGAACCCGAACCTGCTAGTGAACCGGAACCTAAGACTGAACCCGAACCTACTAGTGAGCCCGAACCTGCTAGTGAACCCGAACCTGCAAGTGAACCCGAACCAGCTAGTGAGCCCGAACCCGCTAGCGAACCCGAACCTGCTAGTGAACCCGAACCTGCTAGTGAACCCGAACCTGCTAGTGAGCCCGAACCAGCTAGTGAGCCAGAAGCAACCGTGGAACCGGAACCGCAACCAAAGAGCGAACCCGAACCTGAGCCTGCCTCGGAACCGGAATCAAGTAGCTCAGATACGTACACGAAAGCATCGACTAGTGATCATTCCGCCAAGTTGATCATATCTACTGAAGCGACTACCACGGAAACTGAGCCTAAAAGTGAACCGGAACCGACCTCAGAGCCCGAACCTGCGAGTGAACTGGAACCTGCGAGCGAACCGGAACCCACGAGCGAACCGGAACCTTCAAGCGAACCGGAACCTTCCAGCGAACCCGAACCGACTAGTGAACCCGAACCATCCAGCGAACCGGAGCCAGCAAGTGAACCTGAACCCGCGAGTGAACCCGAACCATCGAGCGAACCCGAACCTACGAGCGAGCCTGAACCCGCAAGTGAACCAGAACCTTCCTCCAGTACCGATGCTGACCACTCCGAGGAAAAATCCACCGAGTCGTCCACCGGTAAACTACTGCAACAAGTGATTGTATCCACCACGGAGCGTGAAACAACCATCCcaaccacaactaccaccaacGGTCAACGTTCGTCCACCTCGTCTTTGGTCCCCTCAACGACGGATGATGATTCGCAACTGCCCGACTTTATGTTTGTGGACCAAGAATCAATGCTCAAACACTCAAGCACCATCGAAAGCTCCACGCCGAACGTCATCGTAACGGTAACGGAACAGAGCGGAAAGGATGATACACCCGCACCCGTCACCGAAACGATCGTCGACGACACTCCGATGCCATCCACGTCCAGCTTCTTCGTTCCACCGAAACCGACCACTCCGGCGACTCCGGCCGGATCTTCCTCCACCACGGTGGTGAACGGCTTCGAGGGACGTTCGCTGTCCGCGAACGATACGGCCGACAACACCGTGTACGCTACGTCCAGCCCGATCTCCCTCGAACAGTGGCGCTCGTCGACCAGTTTCGCCACCTCGACAGAAGCGTTCGGGCGCGATTCGGAGGTACAGGACGAAACGAACCCCTTCCTACCGTCGATCGAAAGCTCGAGCGCACGTAGCGCACCTGGAGCTGGCTCGTACGCGGTGACGGAAACGGTAGTAGAGGCGGAAACAACCGCACCGATTCTGGCCGGCCACAATGAGTCCCCGTTCCTGCCGGAGACGGAAAACAACGCAAGCCTGGTGAAGATACTGCACGAAGGGTTGGATCGGCACGAGGGCTACGAGATCGAGACGCAGCCCCAGTACCTGGAGGTGGTGCCGCTGGCGAAGGACGGCGATCGGACCGACTACAAGAAGCAGCTGAATGCGCACGTCACCGAGACGATCTACATTACGACGACGATCCGTAGCCCGGTGCCGGTCACTACGGAGTCGCTCGAGGAGCTGCTGTCGGTCGCCAGCTCGAAGAACATCGTCGAGCAGACGACGAGCAGCGGTGAAGAGATGGTGGCCACCAGTACGGAGCGAGAGATGGAAGAGCTAACGACCATGATGGAACAACGAACGACGAAGGAGGAGGCGTCGAAGAGTGCAACTACTGCTAGCGAGAACTCCACGATGGCTGAGACAGCGTCGGGGGCAGCATCTTCCTCCACCACGGAACAGCTGGTCGGCAGTGTGACGGAAGCGATGCTGACGGAAACAAGCAACATGGATGATAGTACGGAGATGGTGATGCAAACAACCACTAACGGGGATGCGGACCAACTCGCAATGACCACTCCTGAAGAGGAGCAAACCACACTGCTGAAGGCGATCGATGCGAGTGAGAAGCTCCAAAACCAAGCCGATGAAACTAcacccagcagcagtagtacaTCGTCGTcgacaaccaccaccaccaccaccacaactacgacgaccacgacgacgccagcagccagcaccagcaccacgcCAGCAGCTGCTACCAATCCGCCTCCCTCGGTGGTAACAGAAGCCCTGGACCCCATTACCGCGATCGAGAAAGATCTGATCAGCCTGAAGGAGAACGATCTCGCCGACGATAACAACCTACTGGACAACGATCTGCGCGTCATACCGCTGAACTGGAAGAAAGAtgcctccaccaccaccgagcgGCTCACCGTGGAGTCAGGATCGCCGGCCTCCTCGACCGAATCCTCTGCCACCCTCATCCCAACCACGACGACCGGTCATTTTTTAGACGAAACGACGTTTCATTTGATTAGATCAGAGCGATCAAATGGAACGTCGTTAATCGGAACGCGCTTTTCTGAGGAGAACGAAACGGCTAGCGAACCTGTgccggcaacagcagcagcgagcagcagcagcagcagcactccGCCTGCTACCGAAGACACCCGCATGGAAACACTGCTGCTCGAGCGTGCCAGCACCATGTTCACCAAGTGTGCGGTCGGGCAGTTCGAGTGCATCAACGGCACCTCGATCAAGGACGGCAGCTCGTGCATACAGAAGGCGGAACGGTGCGACTCCGTGTCGCACTGTTCGGACAACTCGGACGAGCAGGACTGCGAGCGGCTCGGCTGCCCGGGCCACTTCCAGTGCCAGGATGGTGTGTGCCTTGCCCGGCAGCACGTGTGCGACGGCATTGCCCACTGTCACGACGGGTCGGACGAGCAGGGCTGCAGCGAGTGGCGCTGCAACTTTGACGAGCTGTCGTGCAATCCGGCCACCGGCAATGGGCCGTGCCTGCCGGCGCTGTGGAAGTGTGACGGGCTGGAGCAGTGTGCGAACGGGTTCGACGAGAGCAACTGCCCGGACACGTGCACCAACGACGAGTACTTCTGTGCCGGGCAGCGCAAATGCATACCGGAGGCGTGGCGCTGCGACGGTGCGATCGATTGTAGCGACGGTGAGGACGAGCGGTTGTGCGATTGCCCGCTGGACAGCTTCAAGTGCCACACTGGGGGGTGTGTGGTGGGTGCGTACGTTTGCGACGGGCATGCGCAGTGCCCGGACGGGTCGGATGAGTGGCACTGCTATCAGCTGGAACGGGGCGATGGTGCGTTGCGCGTGAAGCGCAACTCGTCCGAAGCGCTGGCCGTTTGTGGGGACGGATGGAACGGAGCGCTGGCGGATATGGTGTGTGCTGAGCTGGGGTATGCCGGGGCTAGCAAGATCCTGTTCACGAAGGTGGGCGGCGGCAATGGTTCGTTGGTGGACAGTATGTACCGGGTGACGGAGAAGAACCGGCTTGAGTTTGAACCGATCCACTCGATGGAGTGCAACCAGGGTTTACAGCTGTACTGTGAGGAATATC GTTGCGGTCGGGAGCGCATTCAGCCCACGCTGGAGCAGCGTATCGCGGGCGGTGTCGCCTCGGATCCGAACCAGTGGCCCAGCCTGGCGCTAGCGTTCAGCAACAATGCCGCCATCAAGTGTACCGCCAGCATCG tttctCCACGGTGGGCACTGGCCAGCTACACCTGTATCATGGGCAAGACGGAGTTCGTCAACAACCGGAACGTGGGTGACATGAGCTGGAAGCTGTTTGCCGGCAGTGCGCTGTTTAATGCCTCGCTTGAAGATacggccgctgctgccgcgGACGCTTCCTACCAGATTGTGGACGTGAAGCGTGTTGTGCCTTATCCACAG TCCAAGTACAAACAGTTCATGTACACAGGCGACGTCGCACTGCTGGAACTGTCCGCCCCGCTCAAGCTGAACGATATGGTGGGCAGCGTGTGTTTGGCGGAGGCGGCCAGCATCGATTCGGAGCAGCTCTGCCTAACGGCCGGCTGGGGATCCGATCTCGAGAATCCGGCCACGACGGAGCAGTACCTCAAGTATCTGCCCGTACCGACGGTCCCAACGGAACGATGCAACTCCTCCATCCACTACAACGGCGTACTGCCGGAGAATGCGATCTGTGCCGGGTTcctcaacagcaacaaaacgacCTGCTAC aacGATGAGGGTGCTCC